A window of Heterodontus francisci isolate sHetFra1 chromosome 2, sHetFra1.hap1, whole genome shotgun sequence genomic DNA:
gcagagacaccttggagtgcaagtacatagttccctgaaagtggcaacacaggtagaccagGGTGATGAagaagcatgcttgccttcatcggccaaggcattgagtacaagtgttgggacgtcatgttacggttgtatgtaacgctggttaggccgcaattggagtactgtgtgcagttctggtcgccacactacaggaaagatgtgattaagctagagagggtgtagaaaagattcacaaggatgttgcctggtttggagggcttgagttataaagagcgattggataggctgggtctgttttccctggagcgaaggaggctgtgaggggacatgatagaggtatataaaattgagaggcataaatagggtagatagccagaggctgtttcccatggcaggggtgactaaaactagtgggcatatatttaaggtgagagggaggaggtttaaaggggatcaaaggggtaaatttttcacacaaagaatagtgggtatctgcaatgagctgccagaggaggtggtggaggcaggaacagtagcgacatttaagaggcatctggacaggtacttggatgagcaagacatagagggatatggaattaatgcaggcaggtgggattagtatagataggcattatggtcagcatggacgcggtgggccgaagggcctgtttctatgctgtacgactctgactctattCTAAGCTTTCTTCTTAGCTaagattctccattcctggcaacatactgataaatctcccctgtaccccgtctggtgcaatcacattcttcctgtaatgtgaccagaactgtacgcagtattctagctgcagtctaactagtgttttatacagttctagtataacctccctgcaGTTATACTCTggtccttggccaataaaggaaaatatttgtatgcctttttaaccaccttttatctacctgtcctgctgccttcgaggatctgtggacattcattcccaaGGTCCCTCTTTCTCAACACCTCtccgtatcctaccatttattgtgtgttcctttgccttgcttgccctcccaaaatgcattacctcacactacactggattgaatttcatttgccacttttctggccaCGTGACCAGTCTATTGAcgtcttcctgcagtccacagatTTCTACCTCATCGACcatacagccaatttttgtatcattgcaAATTTCTTAATATGAGCCCTGCAATTAACTCTCAAATCATTGACGTATACCACGAAGCAGCAAGGGATCCAGTACTGTTccatgtggaaccccactggaaacggcCTTACTGtctcaaaaacacccatcgaccattgccctttgtttcctaccactaagctaattttgcgtccaacttgccactttcccttgaattccaagagcttttaattttctggccAGTCAGCAATgtggaccttgttaaaagccttgctaaaatctatatagactACATAATACGCGCTGCCCTCATTGTTGCctcctcaaaagattcaatcaagttagacagacatgaccttcccttaacatccATGCCCTtgattcatctgtgcctttctaaatgatgattgatACTGTGTCTCAGACTTTTTCCCAATAATTTGTCCTCCACTGAGTTTAGgcaacaggcctataattattctGGCTAAACTttcctcccttttttaaataatggtacaacataAGCAGTTCTCCATCCCGcctatagccagagaggattgggcaatgatagtcagagcctttgctatttcttcccttgcttccctttatAAGGCAGCCTGAGATATGTTTTTCATTGGGCTGAGGtggtttatccattttcaaggatgccagacatctctctgtttcccctcgcaCTGTTTTATTTCATCAAATATCTCATTCTCCTCCACTACAATATTTGCTTCATGCTCCTCTTCTATGAAAaaggatgcaaagtattcattaagaactgtaCCTGTTAATTGTatctaattgtatgcaggtggggaTGTACTTATGCCCCTGTAATAGGAACATAGTGAAActctgggttaggaggtgcatgtttgagTGTCAAGATTGGCTCCACTTCTACCCTTCACCTGGCATTCTGGAATATAACAATGCCCACGTCTTCCACCTCCACACTCAAGTTACCTTTTTGTTCTTTATGTATTTGTAAaatatctttggattttccttgatttttagttgccaatttttttttttcataCCTTCTCTTTACTttgctaatttcctttttaatttcatccaGGGGATAGTGCGAACATTTGTTCTGAACCCCAACAAAAAGACTGAGACTCCAAAAGCTCAGATatcgagctcaatactgcagaagttagaaatgtaataggttttaagcaagtaaagtaggggtgggggaaaggagaaccaactttgccccatgacctcctgtcagttaatctctccaaccCTCTGTGTCCTATCCcacaccttccctttttgttctcttttttttttcccccccacccctgctttacttgcttaaaacctattacatttctaacctttgccagttctgatgcaaggtcacagacctgaaacgttaactctgctctctccacagctgctgccagacctgatgagtatctccagcactgtttttatttcagatttccagcatccacagtattttggttttattactAGAAGGtttgtttgttgttttttttttttgcacctgTGAATTGTACCTCAGTATTTCCACGAGGGGGGGAAATTGTAGAAAGAGTATAACACATGAGCACTGTACATTATTGTAATGTTAAGGTCATACTAAAACTCAAGCTTACCTTTTTGTTAATTTTAGGTATTGTTGAATATATGATTGAACAGGCTGGCCCACCTTCCAAACAAATTCAATCTCTTAAACAAGTTCAAGAATTCCTTAAGGATGGTGATGATGTAATAATTATGGGAATTTTTaatggagaacaagatccagcttaTCGCACTTATCAAGATGCCTGTGAGTAATTTTTGTGATGCTGTTGATCTGGAATCTTGTACATACTGTGGGTAATGGCCTCTGGCTTAGATAAGTGTATATCTGGTTTAGAAGCTTTTATTTTGGCACTTCATGTTGCTTATGCTGTCTGGGCTAATTTCAGAGATCTTTTCTTTACCCAAGATCACTGGCTGCATGTCTGTCATTGCTTTCTGTGTTCCAAAATGATCACACTGAAAATTCTAGATGTGTATCTTATACTAACTCTGGGTTCTGCAGCAAGTCAGTCATCAGTGCTTAACTGGGACCCACCTAAAATAGAAATGCTTTGAAAGGTTTAGCATTGATTATGATTCAGTATTATCTGAACTCAAATGGCAAGATTACAACTTAAAGTCCTGACTGTCCAATTTCTTGAGAAAGGTGTGAAATGCTATATGTTCTTAAAAGAAAAATCATTCCTGTCTTATGTAATATTTTGAGCATATAAAATCTTTTGCTTGAAGTTCATATTCCTTATTCAATTCCAAACTccattttggtgagaccacataaaaTAAATGCAGTTATAAACTGCGAGGTGAATGTTTGCATTATTTTAAAAATCATAGTTTTCTTTTTCCCAAAAGTGGGGGAAAAAATAGTTACATGTAACAATCCCAGTTGTACTGTAGTGCAATATGGCTGAAATAATTGAAATAGTATTTAATTTTTACTGAAACCCAGCCATGTGATAACACTTCAAAATGTAGCTATGGATGAAGGAATAGCGAAAACAGGTTGATGAAATGACTGTTAGGACAGATGTAAATCTGGGGGAAAATAATGGCTTCCTTTCAGATTCAATTTTGGGTTCTGAGAAAATGCAACTTCAGTACATCCCAATGCTAAAAACAATTTGAAATACTATAAGATCAATAATTGTAAAATAACCTTTTCCatgcccctctccccattccccttaaGAGCCTGAATAAATGTGGTATCATAACTAATCAAAGTCTTTCAGAAAGATTTATATTTACTAAATTTTACTTTTATAGTCTCAAAAAATTGAGAAATTAATTCTGAACTTAAAAGTACATAGCTGTAACAATACAGAAATGGGTCATTGACTGAGAGGGTTAAATGTCGGTGTTGCCCTGCAGGTGCAACTAGTCGTGATTACTCGGACCAATCCTGCACCCATATTTTTTTTAATCCTTTTCCTTTATCCACCTATGCAGTCTAAGCTTGAATGTTGACAATTCTGCCGCTACCTCTAACTCCGTGATTTCCACATCCTcacaacttttttaaaaaaaataaagttcTCTTGCTCTCTTTTTTTCTGAATCTTTTGCTTTTAGTCTTGTATCTTGGTCCCTTCTTGACCCCTCAACCACTGGGGGGAAAAAACTGCCTCTATCTCCCTTTGCCATCCTCCTTAATCTGCAGTGtttaaaaactgattttttttttttttgttatctTCATATTTCCTGATACCAGCCAGCATCGTATTGAATCGGTGCTAAATCCTCCCTAAAGCCTCAATATCCTTCCAGTTGCACAGAACCCTAAAATGCATAGTTTTCTTTCTAACTCTTAATGTTTTATATACCCTTATTTATCATTTGACTCTTGTATTCTATTTGTGATTAAAATCTTGAATTCCCTTGGCTttttttaaccactttatcaacctgaGGTGCTGCCTTTAATGTCCTGTGAATGTTTACCCCTAAATCCCTATGCTGTTTGAGCCCTGATCCTATTCATTGCATAATTACTGCTCTTTTCACTAAAAGGCATCACATGCTCCTGTGCTTGAGCCAGAACTGTGACTTTTGTGCAACCTCATCCAGCTCTTTAGTTTGCCTCTAGCCTCGTATTTTATCAGCTGACTGATCCACTAATTTGGATATCTGTCAGTTGTCGACTTTGATTTTGTTGGTTGCTACTGTGACAAATCTTTGTCAGCAATGCAGATTACAATTCCgtcctgatttttttttcttttcttttgcttGAGCCAATTTCATACCAGTTTGTTCATTTTTGGACAAATGATTCTAGTTTCTCCTCTTGCGATGCTGGCAGAAAAGCATCTTTTCATGAACTAGTTGGCATTTAGTTTACTTCACTTCTGACAccattttgtatcactgacccaagGCAGGTCTTGTATGTTTACAAGAATCTAAACCATTTTGCTTTCACAACAGACTGCCTCAAGGAAATCTAGAAACTTTGTGGTCTGTCACCTGATTTGCTTGGAAGAAGTGCATTTACGGTAGCAAATGCAGTTAGATTTTATCCAGCTTGTATATGTTTTAGTAACTATTTACTGATGCCAAAAATAAATCTTGACCAGCAAACCAGCATTTGTCCAAAGTAATTCCTCTTTTAATAGAAGAAAAGTTGGAATTCAATAATGCATGCAACAGTTTGATTTTTTTAAATCACTTTTCTTGCCAACATGAGCACCTCCAGTGTCATCAGTTCTTAGGAGGAATCCAGAATGAATCCATTATAAATAGCAGAGGGCTGCAACTTCAAAGTGGCTTTCAAACTGCCCAACACTGAGCTGTAGATTTGAAATTACACTCTTGGCCCTCCACTGGCAATTAGTAGTAGAGCTCCTAAGGGCCATACAGGGCAAGTTTGTGTAATTGGCTTGGAGCCACTTAACAGGAAATCCTTACTCAAGAGGTCTCAAGCAACTGCAAGAAAATGCACTTTTAACTCAAATTTGCAATCAGGAGTCTGTTGAACAACATCACTTTCCTTCCTCTGTATAATGGCCATTGATAACTGGTCTAACCAGTGGCTGATTACATATTTTGCAGTGAATTTTGTTGAGTCTTCAAGGATGTATGATCGAATAACTGTTTTTCTTTTAGGTAACTCTATCCGAGAAGATTACAGGTTACATCACACCTTCAGCAGTGAAATACAAAACTTCTTAAAAGTGTCACCAGGGCAGCTAATTATGATGCAGCCTGAAAAATTTAATTCTCAGTATGAGCCCAAAATGCGTACTTTGACTATCAAGGTAGGTGTTTCCCTCTGATACTCTGCCCctcaaacagctcctggattcatgCCGTCCACACTTGCCTCTAATTTCTAGATATTAAATTCATAGGCTGGAATTTAacaccaccccttcccctcctccctcccttccctctctttccttccccctcacAAAAGTCCCAGGAGTTGGCTAGGAGGCGGGTGGTTGTAAAATTATGTAGGAGGCAGGGGGGTGCGCGGTGTCAGTTAACTACCCACTCCTGCTGTTTTACAAGTGGCAGGGGAAGTAGCAAGCAGCTGCCCGCCCATGTGCtaatggaggcccttaagtggccacttaagggcctcgctggtattttaccagcggcagatggGCACTTCAGCGTCTGACGGGGCTGCCCAATACTGTTCACAGGCTGGCATCCATTGTGGCGTCCCTCGCTGGATGCAGTCTCTGTGGCGATAGAGGCAGGCTCGCTCCTGACTTTCCAGCAGCTGGCAGTGCCACTGCCTCACTGTTAATTTCCAGACATAGTGTTCCAAGCTGCCTCCATCATCCCCTATCCACAAGTCAACTTTTTCCTACCACAGGATTTTAGACTTTCATTTTGGGCTTCGACTGTCCCCTCCCTATTCTCTCTTTATAACCAGGATGCATCTGTCCAAATCTTTGTCATGCCTATGTAACCATGATGAGTTAATGACCCCAAGCAAACCTTAAACCACCAGATATACCATGGTTCTTTTCCCAACCAGGAAACACATATGGCAGATCACCAAAGACTATGTTGACCAGAAAAATTCAGTTGGGAGATTTTCTATTGTCTTTTAAAGTTCTCAAGACTCTGCCTTCACTTTTTCTTCACATCTTCCCCCACCCAAAACTGTATTCCACTTTCCAAGAATCTTGGTTGAAATATTAATCTTGCTTTGTTGCTTTATGAATAGGCTTGCATTTATAAAACTTGATCCTTAATTTATTGTTGCAGGATACCTTGCCTCACACTGAAGTGGTGGATTTTATTACAAATAATGCTGTGCCTTTAGTTGGGCATCGTAAGCAAAGCAATGATGCCAAAAGATACAGCAAGCGCCCATTAGTCATAGTCTACTATGGTGTAGACTTCAGTTTTGATTATCGTGTGGGTGAGTATCATTTTGTATAAAAGCAAATTCCAATATTGGGCATTGTTCCATATAAAATCAAAATGTTTGGAACTACAGTGAATTTAGTAACTTTGATTTTCTTTTTTAAACTTGTATTTCCTTTCTAATAAGTATACTTGAggactccctgcctcatgcagaccaGGAATACCCTAGGTTTGATCACTGGTctgtactgagttagatgatctggGTGGTGGATGAAGATACTACAGTTTGTCTTTGGCCCTCCTGGATAAGGAAGGGAACCCACTGCTGCCATTCCCAGTCACCTCTAGTGAAATTGCATGTTGATACATGAAATGCATACTTCAATGTTGGGCACAAACTGGATTGAGCTTGGCTTTGTCCTACAAAGCCGAATAATCCACCATGTCTAGATGTTTGTATGAAGACTAGCAGCTGGAGCTGTGGACAAGTCATGGTAGGGCAGTTTTTCAGGTAGCCCCTCTAGCAGAGGAGAAATGTAGGGTTATTGTGTGTCTACACACTGAAACGTAGCTGGAGCAGGGACTTGCAGGCAGTATTTCCTCCAAGGTGTATGGCTGCGCAGCAATTGGGAATGTGCCACACAGGGAACAAACAAGCTGCACACGAGCAACATTCCCTTTAAAATGCATGTATACATGGCCATGTGTCAATTTTAAAGGGACTGCAAACAAAAGTTAGAGAGAGACCATTGCTTGTAGGTTTCACTAAGCTTCAGGTTTTCACTCATTTTTGAAGAATATTGAGCTTCATTTTTAATATTTAAAGTAGCAAAATCAAGTTGTGAAATTGCATTTTATTTTTGCCCAAAAAGATCAAgattttatccccccccccccccccaccatttgtAACAATTTGGAAATCATTGCAACACAGTTCTTGATACAGAAGTCACCACCATAGACTAGAATCCGAGTCTTGAAATAGACCACAACCATATCTGGCTTCACCATTTGAAGCAGTAATTATTAAATCATCTTATTGTGCCAGCATCATTTTGGGGGGGAAAAATCATAAATTGCTCTTTTCTACCACTAATTACTTCCTTTAACTTTACCCCATCTATGCTTGCCTCTGATACTTGATGCAGAAGACCATGTAGTCCATAAATTTCTTGCATCAAGGCCATCTGTTTCCACTACTTTCATCATCTGCACTTCTCCACCCGTCTTTCTCTTGAATTATTTCAGACTTATTCCATGAAGTTTACAATCTGCTCCCTGGACCTTCTTTCAAATCTGGTCCTAACTCTCCaaattaaaagcagaaaatgctggaaatactcaggtctggcagcatctgtggagcgagcaaCAGCAttcatgtttcaagtctgtgacctttcacggaGTTAGGAACTGATgtgttttctctctacagatgctgccagacctgctgagtatttacagcattttctgtttttatttcagatttccagcatttgcagtactttgcttttggccTAGCTATCCAATATCATTTTTCagcctttattttttttttgctgactAACCTCCTATATCCTTAGGCAGCACTTCCTGTCGCCCTCCTCCAAGAAAAAATTTCATTCCTCCATTGTAGTTTCTCTCCCAAGATCCTTAGGTGACTACAATGCATTTTAGTTATGTATCCACCTCCTGTATGAATCTTTCCAGTCCAGTTTCTGATCCACCAAGTCCACTGTAATCAATCACCAACAAGATTCTATGTGACTTTGTTTGTTGGTTTCATTTTTCTGTCCTCATTTTCAACCTGTCTCCTGCTTTTGTCAGTTACTTTATTATCCTCAACTGTTCTGAACATGACACTATTTTGATTTCAGTACTGTCTCACCGAACAACTACTCTTGTAACTGCAGGTTCACCACCTATATACTGTGTCGTGGACTGAGCAAAGTGTTTTTCTCAACACAGACTGGTTGTAGAGAATGAAATTgtgctttttttttctccatctGTGATGTTGCCTGCTTACATCCTTCTCATTTGTTCCTTCCAGCATCTCTACAATAGATGTGTAATGGTCGCACTTCACTCTATTGGTATAGTGTATTTCCAGTGCTTTGTTGTAGCTGCACTCCCTGATCTTCTGACTTTGATTTACTACTGATACCCCAGTCCTCATGCTCTCTGTTCTTGTCCTATAACTCTTTCTCCGGCCCCCACCCTTTCTTTCTCTAGGCTTTATGTCATCGAGTGCTTTCATGTGAAAAGCACTACATAATTTGTTACACTAACTATTTTAAGATTGTCATAACTTTTTCACATAAAATGGAATTTAGTGTATTTACTAACTAAACTTTTTGTACTTTGGTGAAGTTAATTCTTGTATATTGTTTGTACTTCCACCAGCTACACAATACTGGCGGAAGAAAGTATTGGAGGTAGCGAAGGATTTCCCTGAGTATACTTTTGCAATTGCTGACGAAGAGGATTATTCTTCAGAACTAAGTAACCTGGGTCTGGCAGACAGTGGTGAAGAAGTGAATGTAGCAATTCTGGATGTAGGCGGCAAGAAATATGCAATGGAACCAGAAGAATTTGATTCCGATACATTGAGAGAATTTGTTAAAGCATTTAAGAAAGGTACAATTCCTTTAAATGTAACTGTTGTGAAGAAAAATAAATTAACTGCTTTTGTATTTGATTTGGGAAACCTTGTTGAATTCAGCTCACTGCACGTCGCTTGAtcctatttttaatttttttttaaatagatagCATGGGAGTGGGGAGCTAAGAAAGGATTGTTTATCCAGATGCAATGAAGTGGATTTCAGTGGCTTTGTCACTGATATTTAGCGTAACGTTTAAAAAGCCAGATAACATTCAAATCTATATCcatatagggcggcgcagtggttagcactgcagcctcacagctccagcaacccgggttcgattctggttactgcctgtgcggagtttgcaggttctccctgtgaccgcatgggttttcgccgggtgctccggtttcctcccacagccaaagacttgcaggtcgattggtaaattggccattataaattgcccctagtataggtaggtagtaggggaattgaaggaaggtggggatgtggtaggaatatgggattaatgtaggattagtataaatgggtggttgatggtcggaacagactcggtgggccgaagggcctgtttcagtgctgtatctctaaataaatatatagACTGGATATCCTAATACTCAATCAGATATCCTACACTTTTATAAACATACTATTTATTTATAAAGCACAGTATTGGGCTCCTCTCGTGGTTCAGTGCTTCGATACTATTCCATATAAAACTAAACTTGATTTCTGCCCCTCGACGTGGGAGAAGAAATATCAGCTAGGGTTCTTGCACTTAACTGAGTGCTGTTCAATGGTCTGCAGGTGTGTACATTGAGTAAAGACATATCTTATGAATTTGTGAATGCTTGGCAACATTACATGGCCTTGTATGAAGATCAGATACTGGAGAGCTGCTGGTATTTGAAACTACGCCTCCTGACTCATTGCAAAAAGAGAATGGTATGGGGGAGAATAATGGAAGAGTATGCAAAGTGTatatcaaaaaaaaaaattcagtagtCTTTCCCTTACTTCACAGCTGGAGTGGGTCATTTTGCCTGGGTCCTGCActttagaattccctccctaaactcctctGTCTTTCAACCTCTTCTTAAGGAGTGTTAAAACCTAACTCATTCGAGCTTTTTGTCACTTGCATAGTGCCTGTATTTTTCCTAGCACCTCCAGATGTTTtcctgttgaaggtgctatataaatgcttgaTAGCTGGAGTTCTGAATTTCATTGAGGTATTTTATCCATAAAGGACTATATGTATTCACAAATAGCACTTTTTTTGTTTGAACAGGTAAATTAAAACCTATTGTTAAGTCTCAACCAATCCCAAAGAGTAACAAAGGACCAGTAAAAGTGGTTGTGGGCAAGACATTTGCTGAAATAGTTATGGACAAAAAGAAGGACGTCCTAATAGAATTCTATGCACCTTGGTGTGGACACTGCAAACAACTGGAGCCTGTGTATTTGGAACTTGGCAAAAAGTACAAAAATGAGGAGAACCTGATCATTGCAAAGATGGATGCAACAGCAAATGATTTACCAAATGATAAATACAAAGCTGAGGGATTCCCTACCATTTACTTTGCTCCAAGCAATAATAAAGACAATCCTATTCAATATGACAAGAGTGAGCGAGACCTTGACTCTTTGAGCAAATTTGTGGAACAGCATGCAACCAAGCTATCAAGAAGCAGAGATGAGCTATAAGGATTCTTTTCTACTTTATCCAGTTGTAGGGAACCGTGGAAATTTCCAACCGTGCTGTTTTGGGTTTAAGGTGAAATGACCAGTTTAAAACCTTAATTTCTAAAAATCACTGGGAATAAGAGATTAAAccttgtctgccagagaaattttgTTTCTACCTGTGTAATCAAGATATTACCTAAAATGTGTGAAATCACTATTTTGTGAAGTTTAAATGGTTTGTCACAGTTTatattttggttaaaaaaaaaaagccttcAAATAAAGACAACCCAAAGAATTAATATTTGCAAATTCATTTCTCTGGAAACCCTTTTTCCACTTTGTCCCATTAGCTGGATCAGTGAATTTTTATCCTTGGCAATTACTGTCTTGGTATAACCTGAGTTGGACAGTTTTTATTCCCCAACAAAACAACTTAACGCTCGTTCCAGAAGTACGAGTTTCTCAGTTCAGCTGTCATTGTTCAGTTTCTGAATATGATTAATAATGAAATGCTGAAGGACAGTTTTGTGTTGTGCACTTGCACCCATTAGGAGCTGTGGTGATGCTTTAAAACCTTCAGTGCAAGCTTGACTTTAAACCTAGGTTCCAGAAGTAAAAGCATAGTGCACTCTGAACCATTCCACTGCCATATATTATGAACAATTTTCCTCGCCTTTCTCTTCAGACTGTTGCAGCTCCCCTCTAGTGAGGATTTCAGCACAAGCCTAATGCCATCTTCATGGATGCCACTAAGTGACTGTGCCAAAGCTGTAACTCATTTTAGTTTTGATATGTTGGGATTGTGCCTATTGCAGGCCTTGCTGTGTGATCTGGAGTAGTTACAACAAACAGGTAAAGGTCTGGGAAACTTGGCCCTAATAACTGGTGAATGCCATTCTGGTAGCAGCCACTGCCTCCTTGGTGGTGTGGCTGAGCAAAAGAGCAGtctgcctctgattggctggtagcactCGGTGGGAGGGACCTCtgcctccagcgtcctgatcctggGAAAGGCCTGCCAGAGGCCCCTCAAGTGCCTGAGTGCTTCATAATACGGCAGGCCTTCAAGAGGAGGCAGTGCAGGTCTCTTGCCGGCTCTCCAGCTGGTAGCTGTGAACTGTGTCTTCAGCTATCTGGACCCCTAGATtgagaattctctccctaaactcttcCACCTTTTGCACAAAACTGACCTCTTTGGTTATCCCTTTTAACATGTCCTTTTTGACAAGATGTCCTTTGTCTGATTTGTCTCTTCCCTTGCTCCATTCCCATTCTTTGCTCAGTACTATTGTCTGCTCCCATCCAGAGTCTCCCTAGCTTGCTATTTGCATCTGAAATGGTTGTGCCTTCCTTGAGTGTCCTAGGATTTCCTAttcccacactcc
This region includes:
- the pdia4 gene encoding protein disulfide-isomerase A4: MELKKVSLLLLLAQLVLIALAQEKAETDGEEEEWSDEEEDDDDESVKEENGVLVLTDANYDSFIADRDTVLIEFVAPWCEHCKQFEPEYEKIASELKEYDPPIPVAKVDGPSQPDLGVRFDIGLYPTFKIVKNGQTVHYKGALNKDEIISKVKEVVSPDWSPPPEATVVLTDDTFDDVVNDADIILVEFYAPWCGHCKNLAPKYEKAAQELSQRFVPILLAKVDATTETKLANKYQVTGYPTLKIFRKGKPFEYNGPRNTQGIVEYMIEQAGPPSKQIQSLKQVQEFLKDGDDVIIMGIFNGEQDPAYRTYQDACNSIREDYRLHHTFSSEIQNFLKVSPGQLIMMQPEKFNSQYEPKMRTLTIKDTLPHTEVVDFITNNAVPLVGHRKQSNDAKRYSKRPLVIVYYGVDFSFDYRVATQYWRKKVLEVAKDFPEYTFAIADEEDYSSELSNLGLADSGEEVNVAILDVGGKKYAMEPEEFDSDTLREFVKAFKKGKLKPIVKSQPIPKSNKGPVKVVVGKTFAEIVMDKKKDVLIEFYAPWCGHCKQLEPVYLELGKKYKNEENLIIAKMDATANDLPNDKYKAEGFPTIYFAPSNNKDNPIQYDKSERDLDSLSKFVEQHATKLSRSRDEL